DNA from Strix aluco isolate bStrAlu1 chromosome 2, bStrAlu1.hap1, whole genome shotgun sequence:
TATGTGTCTTTGCTAAAACCTACTTCCTTCCAGGGCTTGGTTCTGTGgagtgctggaaaaaaaaaaggaggttttgGAATGTATCGTCTGACATGTCAGTGCCCATGAAGGCTCATCCCATGTAGTAGTGCTGGTGCCTTAGCcctaaaaatgaacagaaatgtttgCATATGGTTTTGGATGTAGCAGTTTTTTTCGCAAGAAGTGAATTTTAGAGAGataaaaagcaaatgtttcatGGTGCAGATTACTCAGGACAGTTTAACGTACAATACTCTACATATAGACGTGGTTGTTTTATAATATTCTGTGTGTCTTTCTTTGCAGTCTGACCTTGCAACAGATTAAGATAAAATATAGCAAGAGAGGCCAGATCTAGACTACACCATAATATTTTAAACTAGTTAAATGAAAACACACAATTACGTTATCCAACAGTTAAGACAAATACTTACTTGGGGTTCAGCCTCACTTTAGAGTCTACGAAAAAGAGTTGCAACTGAAATGTAAAAGTTTGTGTTCTAAATATAAAACTCTTGCCCTGATCCTCCTTCTGATGACAAAACTTATATGTGATCAGAAAGGTGTTACAGCACATCTGttcttttcctctaatttttGCATGCTTTAAGTTACTATAACTATAAAAAGTTCTAGGGCAACCACTAAGCACATTTGTGCCTCGTTTAGATAAAGCACAGCCAGAGACTTCCCGATGGCCTGCTGAGCAGATAACCTCAGACTTTATGCATGAGATGCAGTAAAATATAATTGTCCTCAAATGTGTTCCCACTGAGTTAGGAAAATGCCAAACCATAATTGCATCTAACTCAGAGCATTTGATGTATAAAATAATAAGATTGTTTTACAAGTGGCTCTTGCCATGCTGAATTTCACATTGAGTTTTAGTGGTCAGTGTAATAACGGAGTTCAAAGACAGACTACTCAAATGTTCCACGTTTTAGTtgtcttttgaaaataattataacGGAGTTTTGGAGCCAAAGGTCTTTAGCCATAACTAACACAGTACCTTTCTTTGactgcctttctgctttttttatgtGTGGCATTTGTAGGAGATGCCTTCTGAACGATCTCTAATTTAAAACTATGTGTTGTAAATACTAGGGATGACttgcatatgtattttattttgacaaGCGTTTTGTAACATTTTATCTTACGTACTTTGCTTTGTGCATCTTGCAATCTGTGTGCTGTTACACATGTTGTAAATGAAGTGTCCTGGCTACAGAGCAGATGAATTGGCTGTTGACGGCTGAAGTACAATGTATAGGACTGCAGTAGCTTGATGTGCATTTGTTCTTAAGTAATTGCATTACAAGGTTTATTTACTCTTGGAACATTGTTTGTCAAATGAATATTTTCTGGAAATAAGTACAAACTTACAttcctgttatttttctcttattgTACATGTTTGAATTATGTACAAAGCTGAAGTTCCTCAGCTATGTCTTATAAAACTTCATTGTGCAGTTCTAAAATTGTTGTGCTTTTTAAATTGTCTACAAAATATCCTCTGTGGTGCAAAAAAAGTTTAGAACATTATCTAAACTGTcgtatttattgttttaaagcaaaaagcaTCACACCCTCCTCTTTTGGTTTTCCAGTAACAGCTACAGTACTTCCCAGCACAAGTTCATTTTAACAACTACTAAACCTGATTCTGGGATTGAAGTCCTCATTGTTCAGGCAAAACCCATCCTTGTTACTGTCCCAGCCATATGCATCTGTGATCACTGTGCTTTACCTTGTCCTGGCAGACAGCTCCCACAGTACCCCTTGGAAGTAAATGCAAATGCAGCTTCTGTATTAATAAAGCTCCTGCTAACAGAGGATGGTGACTTAAGTACTGTAGTTTAGGTAAGGAggattaaattttattttcttcgtaacaaaagcaaaaccttttGAAAGGGTTCACCCAAAAGGCATGTTCTGTAAATGTGTGTGAACAGGCTTACCTGCCTGCTTGGTAGAGCAATAGGCAGTGCTGCTGGAGATCCCACTTACTGCTCTGATTCAGggaagattttaatttcttatttttctgacagAGCAGGGCACCACATCTGAAAGGCATTCCTTGTGTCCTTCCTGCTCAAGACTGCGTCAAAAATTGTGTTTTGCTGAGACACTTTAGATCATACTTTGCTGAGATCTTTTCATCAAAAATGCTTTGACGAGTTCAAATGCTGCCAGAATAGTTGGGTTTTCTAGCGCTTTCCCCCTTCTTCCAATGTCCAAGCTCTTATCTCTGTTTCTTGGTTTACCTCAAAGCTGAGAGTTTCCCAGGCCTcccaagagctgctgctgcagcgggATGTGTGCCAAGCACTCCAATATCAAAGTGAAAAGCACAGTCTGAATGCTTAGTGAGGTAGATCAGATGACTGAAAAACATACCTTGAGCAAATACAGGAGTAGGACGTTGTGATCAATATAGGCTTTCTAAGGAGCTTGCAATTCATCTGGCCATGGTGAGCTCATTCgtgcattttatttcatgctCCGGCAGTCAGGCTGAATCCTGTAGATCGTTTCATACCATCAACTTTTAAGTTCTTCAAGATCTGTTCTATCAGGTGGAGCTTTTAGTTCGTGCAGAAATAGCACTgcttgtcttgggttttttttattttttttttttttagagactACATGATGATTTGTGCTTGGTAACACAGACAAGGTTTTGGGCCTTTTTATGTTACAGTACcaaaggagaaatgaggaagtCGGCAATGGAAAACTGCATTTAGCCTGTAAGGAAAGCACACAAATATTTAGtgtgtttctgaatatttttcaaaattcagttatTCTAACTAGCTAGAGAACATGTAATTGTGAGAATGTGTCAAAACTGTATAAACTGTCAGTACAacatggggggtttttttaatcttaggaCTGTGTTACATTTAGTTCACTGTAGTCAGAACTGAATTCTGGTTGTCCAGGTGAGTACCTAGAGCTGAGAACTCACATACTGCTACTATTAGGTATTTAGGCTCTGGTTTCAAAAAAAGATTGTGTGTGAGTGTAAGTTTGTATACGTATATAGTTGCACACATGTGATTCACTGGATACACACACCTACCTTTTATAGACTCCATATGGCAGCCCCAGATAATGTCTGCTGGCACTTACAGCAGGTTGCAGCAGACAAGTGATCCACACCCATCACATCTTCCCTCTATGTTACATCTTATATTTCTGTTGTGcatcttggggtgggggggtgggacacacacacattaCCTGGGCAAGGTTTCACCCAagtcattttaatgttttaagcaGAGTGGGCCCTCAGCAATGATGGACAAACCACTCTGCAGACAAGTGAAGGTTGGAAGGTGCCCCCATCACTGGAGTCTGGTGTCAGCAAAGTGCAGAAGGGCAAAGCTGAGAGGGCAGAGGTTAGCGAGCAAGGAGTACCACTGCCCTACAAGGGCTGAGTTTcactcagaaaagaaacacaagatgATGTAGGATTTATCAGCTGTTTGTCCTAGTGATTTCTGGAAAGCTGAAACAGCTTCAGGAGGAAGGAGGAGCTCCAGGTGCTACTGAGAGACTACGCTGGCAGAACCAGACATGCCAAATTCCTCCTTGTTTCTGGCGCATAGGAACTAAAAAGGCAGAAGGCCCAATATATACACCAAAGTGAACTGTCAGTAGGCAGATTCACTAGACACAGTTAACCTTGGCCTCTGCCTATGAGTGTACCCCAGACTTTGGACATACCGACtcatgaagaactgaaaaaatgtCTAGAAGGTGCTCTGCTGATAAGGTTAGGTATATCTTCTTTTATTAACCATCCAGCTCATGGTCATTACTGCCATATTCAGCTCCTAACAAAGGTAATTAGCACAGCAAGCaatctaaaaaaaccctgcatcTCCTGCCATTCCCATGCAACATCTTTTAAGAGCAAATGATGAACGTTTGCTCCTGTCTAATTATTTCCAAGGCATTCTGTGATGAGACAAGGCAGACTAGAAAGCAGCTGATGGTAATGTTTATCTTTAAGGCCATTCCCACATCAGTTTTCTTGGTTCTCTGCTAAAAAAGCATCAAACCAGACTAACTGCAGAGTCCATCAAGGTGGATGTAACTAATGAATTATGTCATTCTCACCTCAGGATTGGGATAGACAGACTGTGACTGTTGTCATGGTAAACTTCACAGAGTCTTTTGGGTCAGTGTAAGGGTCCTGCTCTGggaggccctgctgctgctgatgCCATGTCCCCAGGAGTCCCTGCTGCCCCCAGTGCTGTCCCCACAGAGCCACCCGCTCTCCCAGCACCATGCAGCCAGGAAGCTTTGTCAATAAATCCAGGTTTTCTGCATGGCTGGACAGATCACTGAACGCACAGCACTAAGCTGGCAGGGTGGGCTATTTTTTAATGACTCAAACTTTTGAAGTGTGAGAGAAGACTGAAGCTAAGAACCTTAGAAAATTTCAGATGGTGCCTCATGGGTAAAGAGAAAAGGATTGTCTGTCATGACTCTCATTTCTTCTTGATTAGCACAGCAGCGAGGCTAATTTGGCTACAGAAGTTCATTCAAGTACAGCGGCTAATTGCTGCACATTGTCCTtccttttcctcagagcatggtGGTAGATACAATGTCCCAGATACAAACCAGGGAGCCATTACGCttgcaatattttcttattaCCACAGGGCGGTGGTGAAGACCTTTGTGAAAACTATTCATTGCTCAGCTGTGTTGAGGATACCTTCTTTGATAGGCAGACCACACGTCATTTCTTTGCAGTGTGGGAACCCCCTCAGACACAGTGTTTTCAGTCACTTGCACCAACAGGGGTGAATTAAGGCCACTTCCCATAACACATTAACTCCTGTTACTATTGGTTTTATCCTTCAGTGTTCATGATCAGCATTTAAGGAGTTGATATGCTCAGTTGCTTTATTTCCACTAGTCCTTAGACAGCAGCAGGTTCAGTAGTTTCAGGAAGACACAGTTAAGTATGAAGTTATGGCTTCTTCAAATTTAGTtaccaaaaatatatattttagtagCACAGTAGCTTTGACTGATGCTTGAATGGCTAGATGGGGAGCCTGCTACTTAAATGTGAAAAGCTCTCTTTGTCATTccatttatttactttatttcaaCTCTGTTACTTCTTTTCCATAATCACCTAATATTTGTAATGCTACATTCACAGCATTGttaatttctatgtatttttgtCCCTAATTGCATTGTAAATTGCTTGATACAGAAATTAACTTTATTACATGTTTTTGCAGCACCATAATGGTATGAGTCATGCCTTGCATCCCACAAACCAACCAAGCTGTCAAAGATTAACATTTGTGTAATGCATTTGTATAATGGAACTGGCAAATCAAAGCcttattaatcttttttaaacaattttctttcATGTAACAGTGGTAAAAGCCAAAGTACAGAGCACTTCAGCTTAGTATTGGAATAAATAGGAAGATTCCAGTTTAAACCTCTGTTTTAATTATTGAACAGCTCTCTAAATTAAATCACTGACCTTTGAGAATTTAGTGACCAACCAAGTGCTTGTCCTCAAGGCACATATTTGCCGCATGCATTCCTTTACATGAAGCTCTTATACTCTGGTTAAAGATGCCCAAGATCACTGCAAGTACAAAGTGAATGAGGTAAGACCAAAGATACGTaatgatggtggtggtggtgctgctgctgttgatgTTGTCAGCTTGTGGAGAGGAGTGCATATATGAGGACCGAACTGTCTATTCCTTAGGCAAGAATGGGGTTTTCTGTCAGTGGATAAGGACTGTCAGACTTCTTCATGGGGTGCATCATATCCTAACAGTGTCATGCAGAGCACTTCTTCCTTTTGAACTCCTCTGGAGTCCTTTGACTAAGGCAGCAAATGTTTACATAGCTCAGAAGTAGCAAATGTTTAAtctattttcagatttctttagTGCCAAccatcagcagcagcagacaAAGCGGGATTTTGCTGGTGGGTGATCAAACATCTCTCTGTACACCATTGGCAAAGGCACTGTAAATCACATTTCCAGTAACTGTGGCAAAATGGGGaacttttctgaagacaaaataaatagATTAAGGAACATGTCCCAAAATTAAggtcttcctttaaaaattaagttaaaaaaatatttagatcgAATACTGCTAACAGGGTGTAATTATTCTTATTGAGAACATAACTAGTGTCTCTCTACATGGTATTTGTGTGCATTGTTTCATAAGACTGAGAAATGGTGgtgaagaaattaaacagaagaCATAATTTTTTTAGTGAATGCTAGTTAATATTTCAGAAGGACTACTGATCTTAGTATTAAGTTCTCATTAATGAAACAACTAATTCAAAAACCAATTATGTAAAATTTACTCATTCTGACTATCCCCTTTACCTGTGTAAGTACTTAACCTATATAGCCCAAGCTTCTGTGCATTAGATATTTATGAATAATAATTCCAAATAAAATGGGCATTAATTTTGTTGCTATTTGATTTTTGGTTCTCAGTCTAATCGCTTCCCATTAATTGCTTTTACACTCACTTAAACCAGTTGTGTCCAGAATTAAGTATCAATGTATTTCAGCGGGCCTATATTAAAAGACATACAGGAGGGACACTCTAATGAAAGGATAAATATAAGCTGGACTTTAAGTAGAACAGTTACATGAAGGGGGAGAACCAGACTAAAGACTTGTTTTTGCCAAAAAACTCTCTTACTTGACCCCTCACATCTTTGAGCTCATCTTACTCTGCTCCAGCTCTGACCCCCTCTGAGGTCATTCAACTTATTAACCCAGTAGACGACTAActccaatgaaaaaaaaaaaaaaaaagagaaaaagatgattGCTTTGTGGTGAATTAGGGGGTTGAATTACCCTAGTTCACCTCCTGTGGCACCAGAGCCAGCTCCTGGGAGATGAGAGATACAACTGTGCAGTCATGAGTAGGTGCAGAAAGAAATGTGGATGGAAAAGTGGGCATTAAGAACTCTGCTGCTTCTTGGTTATGAGCTGTTTGACTGGCtcaattatattatttttcccttaaGAAGCTATTAGATAGATGCTGGGTTATTAGTGTCCAACACTGATAAAAGGTTGGAGATCAGAGAGAAGAGTTTCCTTACAGACCTCAAATGCATAAGGTGACATTTGGTAGGAAGTGTTTGAAACAGGAAAGAGGAAGCTGGAAGATGCAGACAGGCTTCTGCGTGGTTCTGAAAGGCAGCAATAGCCATGAAATAGCTCCTCTTTGGGCACTGTTCTGGCTAGAGGAGTTTACGAAGAGATTTCTGAACAAGGAGAATGCCCGTATGTTATGTAAGTAAAACTACAGCTCAAAGAAACAGGACATTGTATGAATCCTTGAGTATGAATGCGGAATCACTGGTCCTACCTGAAACACCCCCCTAAAGACTTGAAATTTTGACTGTCCATTTGAACTTAGGGCAGCAACAACATTATTATTAGCGCACTTCATTGCAGATTTTCCAGACATTGGGGTTTCATGGTTTTGATTGGAGTAAGACAGGTCACTGGAAGTTCTTCGGCATATAGCTGCTGCAACTGTATATTCCTTGTTGTAATtgctggggatggggtggggtcaGGGGGGAAGATGATCACTTTGGCCCAAGTTGCCTTTTTATTATGATCTTGAAATTTGGGTTAAGTTCAGCCAAATCCATGAAATCTGGTCTTTGTCAATGCACTCATGGTTTAAATAGAGCAGTGTGAAACTTTGTGGGATGCAATgagctgttgttttcttgtttgctggCTAGATCCTGAGGACATCAAGGATAGCTCTAAACCTTCCCAGAGCTTTTGTGACTTTCCGCTGCTCACCATCTACCCGCATCAAAATTTTCCTTTGCAGAGTCATTTATTTCCACAAGTCATACTGCATAAGAAACTATGAGACAGAACCTGATGCTCCAAATCACAGGGAATTAAGGAATATTTTGAATTGTATAAAGCTGAGTTAATGTTTCAAATGTATAATGGCACTATGGTTGATACTCccattaaattattatttgaaatagCGCTCAGTCTCCAAGACTGTACTTAATGCTATATAGAGAcctataaataaaacaaaccaaaacaatagACATGGTGaaaaaccatttcctttttttcctccctcccccaccctgCATCTCCTTCTAAGGTAGACTTGACTTAGGCGGACATACTTTTGCTCTCTTAAATCTTTCAGACAAAATCATATAACCTATCTAAAGAATGAAAAGCTGGATTATACTGCTGGCTATTGTAGTCAGCACAGCAGAAACACAAAGACAGGACGTCTGCACCCAAGGGTATCCTGGCATCCCCGGCAATCCTGGGCACAATGGCATACCTGGTCGTGATGGACGTGACGGTTCAAAAGGCGACAAGGGAGATACAGGTATTATGTTCAGAATAAATGATTTCATGTATCAAATGCAATGCCATTAGTTCCCAAGATTGACTGTAGTCACTCTGCATTAACAGGATTATTCTGCCTAGCCTTTAGAAAAAATTTCAGACATTTGTCATTTATGTGTTTGAAGAAGGAAATATAAAGAAAGACCTAATAAAGAAAGCAAGAGAGCTGATACTATGGAGAGGTCAGGTCCatggaataaaaacaaaagaagaaagacttTACCTTCTATTTTGGGAACACATCTCTAAGATAGTGGCTATATTTCTGTAAAGCACTTCAAGCcctgaaaaaaaattccaacaacTGATACCTTGTTCAGTGTAATAAGAAGTGTGCAGTGGTAAGAAGACTTCTCTTTCTTATCTAAATTTTACATTCGTAgaacttgtttctgtgtgtgcctACTTGCTGTAACTCAAGAGCCACTAGAGGGAAGTTCAAGAATGGTGACTACTGAAAGACAGGGTAGGATTCATGTCTGTTCTAACAGGCTATAGTAGAGATTTGAGTGTGATATTGAAGACAGAGGTAATCTTCTCAGCATCCTAAAGCTAATAATCCCTGTAGTGCTTTAAACCTCAGGATAACAATGGCCCTTGCATCCATGCTGGAATATCAAGGCCAGGGTTGCACAGGTGGGCAATGTGGACATCTGTGGGTATGTGGACATATAACACTTCATCTGAAGTGACACAGCCCCAGAATGCAAATCACAGAACAAATGCAAATCTACTGCTTCAAATCTGTTCAcaagattggggggggggggggtgtggaactTTTCCCTAATAGGCTTTATGTTAGGTCAGCTAGCGTGTGGTGTCATGCAGGTGGCATTATGGCTTAATGCATAAACATGTCACAAACACTGTTATTGTGGGCCTGGCTAACTCAGCTGCACAAATCAGTCCAGATCAAACTTGTACTTACTAGATAAACTCAAGTGCTGATCTTAAGGATTGTGAATCACAGGCCTTTTCAGTGGAGTATATAATCTAGTACATAATTCAAACTGAGGTCAATAGTCTAAAAGAAATTTACTTAAAATGTGCTGAAGCGTTTTACTGTGTCTTTCAACCTAGTGAAAATGTCTGCCTTTAACAGACCGAGTTGCTAAGCTAATGAATCACCTGCTCCACCAGAAAAGTACACACCTCTGCATAGAGTGTATGCTGAAGAATCAGTGTGGAAAGTGTGGTTTGATGTGTGGTTCTTTAATGGCTATGCTGGCATAGGCAGGATCCTCTACCAGATCCTTTTCCTACCACTTGACTCTTCTCTCTTATACACCATGACTGTTTGTGTGACTATACAGTAAACTAGATCAGCTGAAAAACAACCAGCACTTATAATTTGGGCAATGAAGAGTTATCACTGCTTATGGCCTGCCCTGGGCCACTGAAAGACAAGTCTACCCACTTATGTACTTACCTCAGTGATTGCTAAAGAGTTATTTTGAACTCTCTTGTTTATAAAATGATTTAGAGTTCTCTGTCAAGCAACCACTGGCATGCTCCTTCTGCTTTCAGTGCCCTACCTTGgctaaaaccaaaactttttaaaatccagaaacaaac
Protein-coding regions in this window:
- the C1QTNF9B gene encoding complement C1q and tumor necrosis factor-related protein 9B isoform X2, encoding MKSWIILLAIVVSTAETQRQDVCTQGYPGIPGNPGHNGIPGRDGRDGSKGDKGDTGEAGLPGSPGQDGVNGEKGEQGAKGTVEEKGNKGDKGERGRPGKLGPKGIIGC